ATGGGGAGAAGGTCAAGGAGCAGTGGCAGGCCTTCGCGCACCTCTCGGACGAAGAGGCAGCCACCCTGTGGGACGTGGTGCTTGATCTGAAGGAGCCACCCGTCGAGTCCTGAGAGTGGCGGGTGGCTCCCTGACTGATGGCATCGTGTCCTGTCGAACCGGGCTAGAGTCCCAGTACCGGCCGCAGGGCGTCGGTGAACACCTTGGCCTGGTACGTGAAGCCCAGGTCGGTGGCGTGGCAGCCGTCGACCGTTCCCTCATCGTCGGGCCCCATCATGCCCTCGGCGGAGACGAAGTAGAGGTTCGTCACGCCCTCCTTCTGGAGCTGCGCGAAGATGTCGCGCAGGATCAGGCCCTTGGCGGTCGGGACCTTGCGGATGGAGCAGTCCTCCGCAAGGAGGATCGGCGTATCAGGACGAGCCGCCCGGAGCTTGCGCACGAAGGGTGCGATGCGCTCCTTCACGAGGTCCGGCGACATGTTCCACAGCGCATCGAGGACGTAGACCGAGGCGTCGATCTCGCCCAGGAGGTCGGCCATCTCCGGCTCACTCTGGCCATTGCCCGAGAAGCCGAGGTTGATGGTCGGTACGCCGAGCTTGCGGCCGACGATGTTGGTGTAGGCCATGCCCGGTCGCGAGGCGCAACCGCCCTGGGTGATCGAGGTGCCGTAGAAGACCACCGGCTTGCCCCGCACTGGCGCCGGCGTCACTGTCTGCCCGGCCGGAACGCCGATCTGCACTGACTTGGTGGTGTTGTAGAGCCCCAGGTACAGGCACAGCTCGGGCGCCTTGCCGGGGCTGAAGGTGGCCTCGTTGGCCGGAGCGATCGGTCGGCCGTTGGCTACGAAGCGCCAGCCGGTATCGGTCTTCGCGTAGAGGTCGACTCCGCTCACACCGGTCGCGGGCATGTGCGGCATCGCCAGACCGCCGGTGACCTCCCACTTGACGTGCAGCGTCTCGGCCGTGGTCTGGAAGCGGACGCACAGGCCGGCGCTGTTCCGGCTCAGGTTCCAGACGGGCTCGCGAACGACGCCCTTCGCCTTGGCGGGCAGGCGGTCGTAGAAGGCCTCGGTAGCGGTCCAGCCCTTGCCCTCGACCGTCAGCGTCTGGGCATCCACCCAGGTAAGCTCGGGCTCAGCGGCCTCGGTCGGCTCAGGAACGAGCCAGAGTAGACAGACGACAGCGGCTATCGGCAGTACAGGCAACCACGTCACGGCGAGTCCTCCAGGCACGGCCAATCACCTCATTCATGGCGGCATCACGCGCGCGGCCTATTCGATGTCGGGCGCCGCCAGACCTCTGTCTGTCGGGCAGGCACGGAGGTCGCTGCACCGCGCAGGCCGAAACACTCCTGGTCGTCGCTGGGCTACCACGGCGGCAAAACGGGACAAGGGGACACACAACATGCTCAGGCTACCGGCTACAGACAGACGCAAGTGCAGGCGATCGGCGGACTGGAGGTGCCTGACCTTCGTGCTGCTGTGCCTTGTCCTGGGAGGAGCACAAGCAATGGACGAGACCGCCCTGATCACACTTCGCGACGGGTTCGAGGCGCGTCGCGATGCCGCCTTTGAAAGCGCGCGAGGAAGACCGCTGAAGATGCGAGCGATCCAGCCGCCGATCGATCCTGGCCGCGGAGTCTTCGCCCGCGACTTCTCCTACGCGATCGTCGACTTCTCCCTGCGGGCCTTCTGGAACAACGAGCAGACGACCGAAGCTGCCGACGCCCTGCGCCAGTATGCAGACTTCTACCTTGGCAATCGCGGCGCTCGGAACGACCGCGACAGCTTCTACTGGGACGCCGATGTGCTCTGCCGCGTCCTGGAGTTCTTCGGCAGCCACGGTAGCATCGCACCCGGACGGCTGCCGCGAGAGGTGGAGCAGCGACTGCTGGAGATGATGTGGGTCTACGCGCGGGAGAATTCGCGAGTGGACGACCGCCAGGCGGTTCTCGACACCTATGCGACGTGGAAGTGGGGCGACCAGGAGAAGCTCGGGTTCCCACCTCTGCCGGCCTCCGCGGAGATCACCAACTCACGAACCTGGGACGTACTCGAGTCGGAGAACCACCACCTGCAGAAGTTCACGACGCTGTGGCACTTCAGCAAGCTCCTCGCGGCGGACCCCGAATACCGCGACCGAGCCTACGACGACGGCCACACGGCCGCCGAGCATGAAGCGGCCTGGACCGCCTTTGCGATGGAGTACTTCGCGGAGCGCGCTCGCAAGGGGCTGTTCGTCGAGGCTGCGAACTGCGGCTATGGAGTTCACTCGCTGAAGGGGATCTACAACCTGTATGACTTCGGCAGCGGACCTCTGCGGAAGCGTGCCGGAGCCTTCCTCGACCTGTACTACGCGACCTGGGCGCAGGAGCAACTTGGTCGCGTTCGTGGCGGCGGCAAGAGTCGTGTGTACCCCAGTGGCATGGACCGGCAGGGCGAGGGCGAGGTCGGCACCTTCATGTACCTGTACCTCAACTGGGGTGACAAGCGTGCACCCGGCGGCGCCTTTGGTACGGTCGCAACGAGCAGCTACCGCCTGCCCCTCGTGGTGATGGACCTGGCGCTTGATGCGGACGGACGCGGTGTCTACGAGATTCGTGACCGCTGCCCCGGGCTGGCTGTGGACGGTCAGCGCAATCCTCCCGGCTACCGCGTGCGCCAGGATAAGGGAGGCATCCTGCGCTACGCCTACGCAACTCCGGACTTCATCCTCGGGCTCGGGATGACGGAGGGGGACACGCTGACAGACTGGACGCTCATCAGCGCGCAGAACACCTGGCGTGGTGCGATCTTCGCGGGCAACCGCGACGCACGAATCGTCCCGCAGGCTCGGCCGAACAAGAATGGCAACACCTACAACCAGCAGTGGGGAGTGCAGCGTGAGGGCGCCCTGATCACCTGCCAGCTTCCGCGGACGATGACCGGCGGGTGCACAGGTGAGATGCGGGTCTGGGTCAGCCGTCGTGGGCTGACCAACCGCAGCGACGACGCGCCCAGTGGGTGGGCCTTCGTTGAGGCTCCCGGAGCCTATGTCGCACTGCGGCCGGCTCGTGGCGGCTATAGCTGGGCAGCCAGCGACGATAACGTCAAGGACGGCGACTGGATGGTGCTCGAGGACGGCTTCGCACCGGTGATCCTGGAGGTCGCCCGCAAGAGCGAGGTGGCCGACTTCGCCGCCTTCCGCAGCGCCGTCGCCGCCTGTCAGCCAGCCTGGAACGGTCCGACGATGACCTATAAGAGCAGGTCGGGACACACCTTCACCTTCACTCCGGACACCACGGCGCAGCCGACGATTGATGGCCAGCGGGTAGAGCTGACTCCGGCGAAGGTCTTCGACAGTCCCTTCGTGCAATCGGACTGGAACAGCGGGAAGGTGAGGGTCCAGAAGGGCGACCGGAAGCTAGAGCTGGACTTCAATTCGTAAGCGGCTGAACGACGGAGCGCTACGGAGACATGACTCAGCCGGGCCGCCTCGTGGACCGTCACTTCCCTCTCCAGACGGTTGCCGAGGCGGTCCCTTCATATCTGCGGCTCGTGCCCTGTCTGAAGGTCCAGGCAGAAGGTTGGGGTGGTCTGGAAGAAGCGCGACAGGCGCAGCGCTGTGTCTGCTGTCACGGACGCGTCCCTCTTGGCTCTCTGAACACCGATGGCGCCTTCCGCGTCCTTCTTGGCAACGCGACGAGGAGGATGATCGGAATGGAGTCTCTGCATGGACCGCGCAGCCTCACCCCTGCAAGTCTGGCGTACGCCATGATCCTCTCGGTACTCCTGGCCAGTGGTTGCCTCGCCGCACCCGGTCAGGGCCCCGGAGGCGACAAGGCCCGGCCACCCCGGGACCAGCCTCAGGCGAACCGAACCTATGACATGTCGCAGACCCTCTCCCAGGGCGCACAGCTCCACACCATCGCCTTCAGCGGTTTCGCCTTCCTCACCGGCAGCCTCGGAGCTGACTCCTTCTTTCCACCGGGCAAGGTCGCCGACTGGTGGGGTTTCCAGTACCTGCGGGACAATGACCCCAGCCATCTCGGCCACAACACGGACTTCCTCACCAAGGCCGCCTACAACCTGCTGCACGTGCTGACCGATGAACAGCGTGCGCAGTTGGTGGCGCTGGCGAAGCAGCAAGTCCAGCCCATCAACGACTACGCCCTTCACCGCTTTCCGCTGATGCAGGCCTTCCGGCGACAGTTGGCCGGTGACATCCCGGCCGGCTCGCTGGGCCTGAACAAAGACGCGGTCCTCGCCTACTCGGCCGCGCTGTACAAGCTTGATGGAGAGATGAGCCTGCAGCGGGCGGAAGTCATGGGCAAGATCCTGCATGATCTGAACGCCGAGCAGCGCGCCTACCTGGACAAGCTCAAGGGCACCGGCATGGCGACGTGGCCGAACCTGCCCGAGCCCCTGGATCGCCGCAGCCTTCCCCACGATGTGCATGTGGCGGTGATGACCTACGCCGGCGACATGTTCAGTTGGTACGTGGGCAACCTCGAGTCCGACGTGTACTTCTGCCCCGAGCGCCAGGGAACATACTTCGGCGGTTTCTACCTGAAGGACGCCCCGGCAATGGGCAACCCCAACTACACGATCAGCGACCACCTGACCGGCGATGTGGGCGCGAACATGGTCTCCCTGCTGAGCCCCGCGCAGGCCCAGAAGATCACCAGTCTGGTCCCTGCGCAGTTGCCGCTCCTGCAGGAGATCACCACCGTGCGCCGTGCGATCGCTACCCAGCTTCGCCGCTACCTTGCAGGAGAAGCGGCGGACAAGACCGAGGTCATGGCGCTGTCGGAAAAGTACGGCCGACTCGACGGCGAGATCATCTACGGTGATGCCATGGCCTTCGCCGAGGTGGGGCAGAGCCTGACCGCCGAGCAGAAAACGACGCTTGCGAAGATGCGGGAGCAGGTTGGCGTCGGGGTGCCGCAGGGCGCTTTCCTCTACTCAACGCCGGTGCAGATGCCGGCCATCCCGAACACCGACTTCCTGTTCGGAGTGAAGTGAGTCCTGGCTGCCTGCCCCTTCGGCCGGGGACCGCAGGGCGATGCCCGTCGCATCTACAACCTGGTACGTGCTGTGCGCGATACGCGGTGACCACTGCCCACCATGACCTGCCGTCGGAGGTGTCACGTGCGTCGCCTCCTGCTCGTCCTCTGGCTTCTGAGTACCGCCTGCTGCCTGGCTCACTCGGCCGATGTGGTCCTCGGACGACCGACGGCAGACTCCATCACGCTCAGCGTGCTTGCCGTTCAGGACGCGAGCGGCTGGGTGGAATACGGTAGGCAGGCCGGCACTTATGGCGACAGGACGCCGGCGCAGCAGTTTCCCGCCGGACAGCCGGTTGAGGTGCTGCTGAGTTCGCTGCAGCCAGACACCGGGTACTTCTTCCGCGTGCAACTGGGTACGGCAGCCCCGATCGAGGGCAGCTTCCACACGCAACGTCCGCCGGGCAGCACCTTCACCTTTGAGGTCCAGGGGGATTCGC
This is a stretch of genomic DNA from Armatimonadia bacterium. It encodes these proteins:
- a CDS encoding SGNH/GDSL hydrolase family protein, whose product is MTWLPVLPIAAVVCLLWLVPEPTEAAEPELTWVDAQTLTVEGKGWTATEAFYDRLPAKAKGVVREPVWNLSRNSAGLCVRFQTTAETLHVKWEVTGGLAMPHMPATGVSGVDLYAKTDTGWRFVANGRPIAPANEATFSPGKAPELCLYLGLYNTTKSVQIGVPAGQTVTPAPVRGKPVVFYGTSITQGGCASRPGMAYTNIVGRKLGVPTINLGFSGNGQSEPEMADLLGEIDASVYVLDALWNMSPDLVKERIAPFVRKLRAARPDTPILLAEDCSIRKVPTAKGLILRDIFAQLQKEGVTNLYFVSAEGMMGPDDEGTVDGCHATDLGFTYQAKVFTDALRPVLGL